DNA from Petroclostridium xylanilyticum:
AGGGTTTAATTTTTGCAGTGTAATCCTGTGCCGTAATTCACCAATCCTCATCCAGATCACCACCTTGGTACCCAAAAGGGTCGAAGCAGTGAGGATACCGCAAGCGGAAGCTCCTTTATTTCGCCGCCTCCGACCGTACCACCGCCTATGTTGACCGCTTCCCTGTGCTCATAAAAATGGCCGATTAAAAGCAGCATGGCCTGTTTTATGCTTTTGGGCACCTCGCTATAGCCTGCCTTAAAGCGTATTTTAACTGCGTCCGGCCGTAGTGCACAGTCCAGCGGCCAGCCTGTGGCAGGTATAGGGCATAAAACAGCGGGCTCAAGGCTTTTGACTGCATAGAACCCGCTGTCTTCTATCAGCATTATCTCTTCTCCATTTGCATTGAGGTACTTGAAGGAAACCAGTTCAATGAGTGGCGGCATTGGCAGCTTGATAATACCGCAGTTTGAAAAAAAGGGCCCGGAAACATATTCAAAGGTCTGCAGTGCAAAGCTTCTGCCGGTAAAGCTCTCACAAAATTCCCGGGCGGTGGAAATGAGGGCGGAAATGAGTGCATCCTCCTCTGTCCCATCCACCCTCAAGTGCAACTTAGCTTCCTCTAAGGATACAGGCTCAAGCTCAGGCCCTTCTATCAATATTAAATTCATTTGCCTTCACCGCCTGTATTAAACTAAAACCGAGTCGCTGACCTCCTGCACATACCTTCCTCCGGTGAGGATGGCAATAACGCCACCGACTACCGGATCATCGGTAACCTCCACCGATTTCAGGCGCACATAGCTGTAACCTGATTTTGCAAGAGCCTGGGCATCCACCTCGATTTTGTACACCTTATTCGCCGCTGCAGCAGTGGTAAAACCAGATGCTTCTGCCTGTCTCACTTCGCTGAAGGTATCTCCAAAAATACATTCATGATATGTGAAGGGAATTGCTTCTGTGTTGGTAGGTGTCGTATCGTCGCAGGCCTCCACAGTAATGGTAGAGGTTCCAACCGCGCCTGCGCCGCATTGTATCAAGAAACTCACATGCTCCCAATTTTTGAGGTTTATAACGTCGGTAAAAACCGTACCGGCAAAAACATCTGCCGCCGGTGGCAGTGCATTGACTACATGATAGGGTTTATACATTGAAATCTCCTCCTTTGCTTATGAGAAATCCGCTTATCAATGTGACAAGCGGATTTCTCTACTCACTACTATTATTTTCTGCTGGCAAGCGCCACAAAGGGTGATACTGACGCGCTGCCCTTATATGGCTGCAAGGGCTTATTCCAGATGGGCTGCCCGTCTACCCTGTAAATGAACCTGTAAACGTTCTCGTCATACAGGAACCTTACATGGATGGAGGAAGCCGCATTGATACCGCCCTTGTCGATTAAAAGGTACTGAGACATATCCGCCAGGATGATGTCTCCCACCTCCCCTGCTGCCGAGCACTGTTCAAGAGGTACTACCGGTCTTCCGAAAAGTGTCGCATAAGGTGCTTCCGAAAGTCCACCTGCCGGGATATATACCGGCACATCACCGATTTTCATGGTAAATAAGAGCGGCTCAATCTCCTGATTGATATACCACACAGCATTTGTCCTACTTCTACCCCAGAGTCTTGACCACATGTTGAAGAGGTTTTCCACCCTGATCAGCTCGGTCTGGCCGTTTTCCTTAGACACCTTCACCAAGGCATCGCTATTCAGAATGCCAAGGGGCTGCCCGGTACCGGTACCTGTCAGGATGGCATCATCTATCTTAAAGCCGAATTCCTCGGCAAAGCCCTGACGGAGTACACTCTCCAAGGCTGCCGCATCCTGCAGGAGCTCGTCGGTTGCGTAGCAAAGGCCGGTCAATTTCTTCAGGGACAAATCCATCACTCTGAATTTGGGCTTGGAGGCGATAAGCTGGTCAGCCTCGTTCTCCCAGTAGGTCTGAATGCCACCCCAGCGTGCGCCGTTGGCGCGGCTTGTCTCGTCTACGCCGTTGATTTTCAGCCCGTTGGCGTTGGTGGACAAGGGAATCTTACTGACCCTTGAAGCGAGAACCCCTGTCTCATAGGTGCGCTTTAAAAGGTCTGTGACAAAGTCCTGCTGGACCAGAAAACCGCCGTCAGAGGGTACGCTCTCGGAAAGACCGCTGGCGGCTCTTGTGGTAAGCCTCGGGTCAATACGGCCATCCGGCGCCGCCGCCCGGTACACAGCCAACATCTGCTCGCCGAAGCTGGCAAAGCGTTGCTCTCCTAAAGCTACCGTCGCCTTGGGATTGGGCCTTGCAGGCTCCATGTCCCTTTCCTCCGGCTGCTCCTCTTCCTCCATCAGCGCCCTGGTGCGGGCAATTGTGTCGTCCCATCTTTTCATTTCCTCCTCAAGCTGCTTGACCAACTTTTCCTCTTCCTCAGTCAGAAATCGGCCTTCAGCCTGAGCCTTCTCAAGAATGGCAAGGGCCCTAAGCCTTGCATCCTTTTTACGTGCTTCCATTTCCTTGATTTTGTTCATAGCACTTTTACCTCCTGTCAAAATAGTTGTATTTTCCGTTTTATCAGTTCCAACCGCTGCCTTGCGCGAGACTCCTCCGCCTCGGACACTTCCTTTAAATGCCTCTCATAGCTTAAAAGGGCGCCTCTTACGCCGACATCAGTCTGGGGGTATGCCGGAAAGGTTACCGGAGAAACGTCAAAAAGCTTTACCTTATGAAGCTCCCTGATATCACCGCCGTCCTCGGTGCCCCAACGGTCCTCAATAACTAAAAAACCGAAGGACATTTGCGAAATGTCTCCTCGGTCTATGCTGACTAACAAATCTTTTGCCCATTGCGTTTCCGGAGGTGTTATCCTTACCAAAAGCCCCTTTTGCGTTTCCTTAAGTTCAAGAGTGCCTGAACGGTTCCTGCCCAGCACATAGTTTGGATCATGGTTAAACAGCGCCCGTATGTCATCCACCTGAATGGTCTCCTTGAAGGCGCCCGGCATTACCTTTTCCCGGAAGGAAAACATGCCGCCAAGCTCCTCCGACCACTGGTTGAAAACAGCGGCATGGCCCTCAATGATGGGCTTTGTCGCTTCTTCATCACCCTCGCTAAGTACCCTGAGCTCCGTCATGGATACCGTTCTTCTCTCCAGCTGCGCTGGCTCAGCCTGTCTTCTTTTCTGTTTGTCCATTTAAGTTTTCACCTCCCTCTGTTTTACTGCCCACCAGAGAGACTGGCAGCATGTTGCCGTTCACAAGGTAAAGGTCGCCGCCTGCTTCCTCAGGGATCGGGTTCATATCCTCCAGTTCGCGGATGTCGTTGGCGCTGTACCAGCCGTTCTGGCGGCCAATGGCATAGCCTTCCATCCTTGTTTTGAAGTCGCCTCTTAAAAGTCCGTCAACGTTGAATTTAGGGAAATACAGCTTCCTTTCCTCGGGCAGCAGCAAATCTTTTATAATAGCCTGCTCCCAGCGCACCAGCCATGGCCTGATGGTATGCACCACAAAGTCGATGCTCTGATGCTCGATATTTGAGAAAGTAGCCCTCTCCAAGTCTCCTACAAGGTGGGGTGGTACCCTAAAGATACGGCAAATTTCGTTAAGCTGGAATTTGCGGGTTTCAAGAAACTGTGCATCCTCCGGCGGTATGCCGATTTCATGGTACTTCATGCCCTCCTCAAGAACTGCTATCTTGTGGGAGTTCTGAAGCCCTTTATATACCTCCTCCCAGGATTTTCTCAGCTTCTCCGGGTCCTTTACCACCCCTGGATGCTCAAGGATTCCTCCCGGGCGCGCCCCGTTGCCGAAAAACCTCGCGCCGAATTCTTCGGTCGCCAGCGCAAGCCCGATGGCTTCTCTCGCCATGGCAATTGGAGATAAACCTTTCACCCCGTCAAAGCCTAAACCCGGAATATGGAATATTTGTTCAGGCTTGTACTCAGTGGTTTTCATACCTTCTGTATGCCTGTAAACCAGCTGCTTGGTTTTCTCATCCCGGATGATCTCCATGCCTGCGGGCGAAAGCGGCCATAGTTCCAGCACCTGTCCGCCCTTTCCCCGTACTATCTGCGCATAAGCGTTTCCCCACAATAAAAGCTGGGTCATTAGCACCTCCCGGAAGGTAAAGCTGGTCATCTCCGGATTGGGCATATCGTGAAGTATTGAATATAAAGGATGGGTAGTAACCTTTTCCTTGCCCCGGTCAAGCCTCCTGTACAAGGGCAGGGGCAGGCTGGCCACCGTCTCGGCAATCACTCGGACACAGGCATAAACGCCAGTTACGCGCATTGCGGTTTCCTCATTTACCCTGACACCTGCAGTAGAAGCCATACCTGTACCGATATCCTCTCCCAGCAGGAATGCCTTCAGCCTGTCGCTTATAGGATTGTCCCGCCTGTCGTTAGGACCTGCTCTTGGTTGAAAAAATCTTGATAATATCGATAGTTTCATGCTCGTTCCTCCTGAAAAATAGGCATAAAAAAAGCACCGTCTAAGCGATGCTCTTACCAATCAAAAATCTTA
Protein-coding regions in this window:
- a CDS encoding HK97 family phage prohead protease, coding for MDKQKRRQAEPAQLERRTVSMTELRVLSEGDEEATKPIIEGHAAVFNQWSEELGGMFSFREKVMPGAFKETIQVDDIRALFNHDPNYVLGRNRSGTLELKETQKGLLVRITPPETQWAKDLLVSIDRGDISQMSFGFLVIEDRWGTEDGGDIRELHKVKLFDVSPVTFPAYPQTDVGVRGALLSYERHLKEVSEAEESRARQRLELIKRKIQLF
- a CDS encoding phage major capsid protein, which gives rise to MNKIKEMEARKKDARLRALAILEKAQAEGRFLTEEEEKLVKQLEEEMKRWDDTIARTRALMEEEEQPEERDMEPARPNPKATVALGEQRFASFGEQMLAVYRAAAPDGRIDPRLTTRAASGLSESVPSDGGFLVQQDFVTDLLKRTYETGVLASRVSKIPLSTNANGLKINGVDETSRANGARWGGIQTYWENEADQLIASKPKFRVMDLSLKKLTGLCYATDELLQDAAALESVLRQGFAEEFGFKIDDAILTGTGTGQPLGILNSDALVKVSKENGQTELIRVENLFNMWSRLWGRSRTNAVWYINQEIEPLLFTMKIGDVPVYIPAGGLSEAPYATLFGRPVVPLEQCSAAGEVGDIILADMSQYLLIDKGGINAASSIHVRFLYDENVYRFIYRVDGQPIWNKPLQPYKGSASVSPFVALASRK
- a CDS encoding phage portal protein, with the translated sequence MKLSILSRFFQPRAGPNDRRDNPISDRLKAFLLGEDIGTGMASTAGVRVNEETAMRVTGVYACVRVIAETVASLPLPLYRRLDRGKEKVTTHPLYSILHDMPNPEMTSFTFREVLMTQLLLWGNAYAQIVRGKGGQVLELWPLSPAGMEIIRDEKTKQLVYRHTEGMKTTEYKPEQIFHIPGLGFDGVKGLSPIAMAREAIGLALATEEFGARFFGNGARPGGILEHPGVVKDPEKLRKSWEEVYKGLQNSHKIAVLEEGMKYHEIGIPPEDAQFLETRKFQLNEICRIFRVPPHLVGDLERATFSNIEHQSIDFVVHTIRPWLVRWEQAIIKDLLLPEERKLYFPKFNVDGLLRGDFKTRMEGYAIGRQNGWYSANDIRELEDMNPIPEEAGGDLYLVNGNMLPVSLVGSKTEGGENLNGQTEKKTG
- a CDS encoding head-tail connector protein, coding for MNLILIEGPELEPVSLEEAKLHLRVDGTEEDALISALISTAREFCESFTGRSFALQTFEYVSGPFFSNCGIIKLPMPPLIELVSFKYLNANGEEIMLIEDSGFYAVKSLEPAVLCPIPATGWPLDCALRPDAVKIRFKAGYSEVPKSIKQAMLLLIGHFYEHREAVNIGGGTVGGGEIKELPLAVSSLLRPFWVPRW